A stretch of Prunus dulcis chromosome 6, ALMONDv2, whole genome shotgun sequence DNA encodes these proteins:
- the LOC117632308 gene encoding F-box/LRR-repeat protein 3-like, with amino-acid sequence MKKLNNCSNMANPFDIFTNEIIHTILDHLNDDPFAKKSFSLVCKSFYFIERLHRKSLKPLRSELLCKTLNRYPSISHLDLSLCPSVDDPSLTSLSVSWKSTLRSINLSRSRDFTSIGLLRLATNCSSLVEIDLSNGTELTDSAAKAIAEAKSLERLILARCKLITDIGIGCVAVGCKKLRLLCLRWCLRVTDLGVGLIAMKCKELRSLDLSCLRITEKCLPHILQLQHLEDLILEGCLGIDDEGLVTLKHSCKSLKMLNLSKCQNVSHVGLSSLTNGAEHLKQLVLAYGPLVTTDLGKCLLNYSRLKSISLDGCLVTCSGTKSIGSWCASLRELSLSKCLGVTDECVSFLVQAHRELQKLDITCCRKITSASIDCITKSCTFLTSLRMESCSLVSEDAFLLIGQRCQFLEELDVTDNEINNEGLKSISGCSKLCSLKLGICLNITDDGLTHIGSGCPKLEELDLYRCLGITDVGIAKIACGCPTMEMINIAYNDKITDSSLISLSQCLRLKILEIRGCPSVSTVGLSAIAGACRQLEVLDIKKCVNINDNGMLALGQSCQNLRQINLSYCSVTDVGLLSLASTNRLQNMTILHLTGLTPNGLAAALLACGGLTKVKLHTSLKPLLPKYIFGYMEGRGCVFHWRDKAFQKEIDPNGWQLHAGMSPEAA; translated from the exons ATGAAGAAGCTCAACAACTGCAGCAACATGGCCAACCCATTTGATATCTTCACCAATGAGATCATCCACACCATCCTCGACCATCTAAACGACGACCCATTTGCCAAAAAGTCCTTCTCTCTTGTCTGCAAGTCCTTCTACTTCATCGAGCGTCTTCACCGCAAATCCCTCAAGCCCCTTCGCTCTGAGCTCCTATGTAAAACCCTCAATCGCTACCCTTCAATTTCTCACCTCGACCTATCTCTCTGTCCAAGTGTCGACGACCCATCACTCACCTCACTCTCTGTTTCATGGAAATCGACGCTCCGTTCGATCAATCTCTCGCGCTCCAGAGACTTTACCAGCATTGGGTTGCTGCGATTGGCCACCAACTGCTCTTCTCTGGTCGAGATTGACTTGTCCAACGGCACTGAGTTGACTGACTCGGCGGCCAAAGCGATCGCAGAGGCTAAGAGCTTGGAGAGGCTGATTTTGGCGAGGTGTAAATTGATTACGGATATTGGGATTGGGTGTGTGGCTGTTGGGTGTAAGAAGCTGAGATTGCTTTGCTTGAGGTGGTGCTTACGTGTCACTGATTTGGGTGTTGGGTTGATCGCTATGAAATGCAAGGAACTTCGGAGTTTGGATCTCTCTTGTTTGCGG ATCACAGAAAAATGCCTCCCACATATCCTGCAATTACAACATCTTGAAGATTTAATTCTTGAAGGATGCCTTGGAATTGATGATGAAGGCCTTGTGACCCTTAAGCATAGTTGCAAGTCCCTCAAG ATGCTTAATTTGTCAAAATGTCAGAATGTTAGCCATGTGGGTTTGTCTTCTCTGACAAATGGTGCTGAACACCTGAAGCAGCTTGTCTTAGCATATGGTCCTTTG GTCACCACTGACCTAGGAAAATGCCTACTGAATTATTCGAGGTTGAAATCGATTAGCTTAGATGGCTGTTTAGTTACATGTTCTGGGACAAAATCCATTGGAAGTTGGTGTGCCTCACTGAGAGAGCTGAGTTTAAGTAAGTGCTTGGGAGTTACAGATGAGTGTGTCTCCTTCCTCGTGCAAGCCCATAGAGAGTTGCAGAAATTAGACATCACCTGCTGTCGCAAAATAACTTCTGCCTCTATAGATTGCATAACAAAATCATGCACCTTTCTCACTTCCCTCAGGATGGAATCGTGTAGCCTGGTTTCTGAAGATGCTTTTCTGTTGATTGGACAGCGTTGCCAATTCTTGGAGGAATTGGATGTCACAGATAACGAAATCAACAATGAAG GCTTAAAGTCTATCTCAGGATGTTCCAAACTTTGTAGTCTAAAACTGGGGATTTGCTTGAATATTACTGATGATGGACTTACCCACATTGGAAGTGGCTGTCCAAAGCTTGAGGAGCTTGATTTGTACAG GTGCTTGGGAATAACTGATGTGGGCATTGCAAAAATTGCTTGCGGATGTCCTACCATGGAGATGATTAACATTGCTTATAATGATAAAATTACAGATTCTTCATTAATATCATTGTCACAGTGTTTGAGGTTAAAGATACTTGAAATTAGAGGATGTCCTAGTGTTTCAACAGTGGGTCTTTCAGCTATTGCTGGGGCATGTAGGCAACTTGAAGTTCTGGACATAAAAAAGTGCGTCAACATCAATGATAATGGAATGCTTGCACTTggtcaatcttgccaaaaccTCAGACAG ATAAACTTGTCATATTGTTCAGTTACGGATGTTGGGCTCTTATCTCTTGCCAGTACCAACCGCCTGCAGAACATGACTATTTTGCACTTGACGGGATTGACCCCAAACGGCCTTGCAGCTGCCCTATTGGCATGTGGAGGCCTAACAAAAGTCAAGCTTCACACATCCTTGAAACCATTGCTTCCAAAATATATCTTTGGGTACATGGAAGGCCGTGGTTGTGTGTTTCATTGGAGAGACAAAGCATTCCAG AAGGAAATAGATCCAAATGGATGGCAACTGCATGCTGGAATGTCTCCTGAAGCTGCGTAG